A window of Cryptomeria japonica chromosome 3, Sugi_1.0, whole genome shotgun sequence contains these coding sequences:
- the LOC131055206 gene encoding isocitrate dehydrogenase [NADP] isoform X2: MGFEKIKVANPIVEMDGDEMTRVIWTMIKEKLIFPFLELDIKYFDLGLPHRDATDDKVTVESAEATLKYNVAIKCATITPDEARVKEFGLKAMWKSPNGTIRNILNGTVFREPILCKNVPRLVPGWTKPICIGRHAFGDQYKATDAVIKGPGKLKMVFVPEKGGETTELEVYNFTGEGGVSLAMYNTDESIRSFADASMATAYEKKWPLYLSTKNTILKKYDGRFKDIFQEVYEASWKAKYEAAGIWYEHRLIDDMVAYALKSDGGYVWACKNYDGDVQSDFLAQGFGSLGLMTSVLVCPDGKTIEAEAAHGTVTRHFRVHQKGGETSTNSIASIFAWTRGLEHRAKLDENPKLLEFSEKLEAACVGTVETGKMTKDLALLIHGSKLSRDKYLSTEEFIDAVAEDLKERLSAKPKL; the protein is encoded by the exons ATGGGATTCGAAAAGATCAAGGTCGCGAATCCCATCGTCGAGATGGACG GTGATGAGATGACTAGGGTTATCTGGACAATGATTAAGGAAAAG CTTATTTTTCCATTTCTAGAGCTGGATATCAAGTATTTTGATCTGGGTCTTCCACACCGTGATGCCACAGATGACAAGGTTACAGTTGAAAGTGCAGAAGCTACACTGAA ATACAATGTAGCTATAAAATGTGCGACTATCACACCAG ACGAAGCTAGGGTCAAGGAGTTCGGACTGAAGGCTATGTGGAAGAGTCCTAATGGGACTATTCGTAACATTTTGAACG GTACTGTGTTCAGGGAACCCATTTTATGTAAGAATGTTCCTCGGCTTGTTCCAG GGTGGACTAAACCTATATGCATTGGAAGACATGCTTTTGGTGACCAATATAAAGCAACCGATGCAGTGATTAAGGGCCCTGGCAAACTCAAAATGGTTTTTG TTCCAGAGAAAGGAGGTGAAACTACCGAGTTGGAGGTGTATAACTTCACAGGAGAGGGAGGAGTATCATTAGCTATGTACAATACTGATGAG TCTATTCGTTCATTTGCTGATGCATCAATGGCAACAGCTTATGAGAAGAAATGGCCACTTTACTTAAGTACTAAAAACACAATtttgaaaaaatatgatggaag GTTTAAAGATATCTTCCAGGAGGTATATGAGGCCAGTTGGAAAGCTAAATATGAAGCAGCAGGAATCTG GTACGAGCATAGGCTTATTGATGACATGGTAGCCTATGCTTTGAAGAGTGATGGTGGCTATGTTTGGGCATGTAAAAATTATGATGGTGATGTGCAGAGTGATTTCCTGGCACAGG GATTTGGATCTCTTGGTCTGATGACATCTGTCCTG GTTTGCCCTGATGGAAAGACCATTGAGGCTGAAGCGGCTCATGGTACAGTAACTCGGCATTTCCGTGTTCATCAAAAGGGAGGTGAAACTAGCACAAACAGTATAGCTTCTATCTTTGCATGGACACGTGGGCTTGAACACAG GGCAAAACTAGATGAAAATCCAAAACTACTCGAATTTTCAGAGAAGCTAGAAGCTGCCTGTGTAGGAACTGTTGAGACAGGGAAAATGACAAAGGACCTGGCACTTCTCATTCATGGATCTAA GCTCTCAAGGGATAAATACCTCAGTACTGAAGAATTTATTGATGCTGTTGCAGAGGACCTGAAAGAAAGACTTTCTGCTAAACCAAAGTTGTAA
- the LOC131055206 gene encoding isocitrate dehydrogenase [NADP] isoform X1, whose translation MGFEKIKVANPIVEMDGDEMTRVIWTMIKEKLIFPFLELDIKYFDLGLPHRDATDDKVTVESAEATLKYNVAIKCATITPDEARVKEFGLKAMWKSPNGTIRNILNGTVFREPILCKNVPRLVPGWTKPICIGRHAFGDQYKATDAVIKGPGKLKMVFVPEKGGETTELEVYNFTGEGGVSLAMYNTDESIRSFADASMATAYEKKWPLYLSTKNTILKKYDGRFKDIFQEVYEASWKAKYEAAGIWYEHRLIDDMVAYALKSDGGYVWACKNYDGDVQSDFLAQGFGSLGLMTSVLVCPDGKTIEAEAAHGTVTRHFRVHQKGGETSTNSIASIFAWTRGLEHRAKLDENPKLLEFSEKLEAACVGTVETGKMTKDLALLIHGSKLSRDKYLSTEEFIDAVAEDLKERLSAKPKSA comes from the exons ATGGGATTCGAAAAGATCAAGGTCGCGAATCCCATCGTCGAGATGGACG GTGATGAGATGACTAGGGTTATCTGGACAATGATTAAGGAAAAG CTTATTTTTCCATTTCTAGAGCTGGATATCAAGTATTTTGATCTGGGTCTTCCACACCGTGATGCCACAGATGACAAGGTTACAGTTGAAAGTGCAGAAGCTACACTGAA ATACAATGTAGCTATAAAATGTGCGACTATCACACCAG ACGAAGCTAGGGTCAAGGAGTTCGGACTGAAGGCTATGTGGAAGAGTCCTAATGGGACTATTCGTAACATTTTGAACG GTACTGTGTTCAGGGAACCCATTTTATGTAAGAATGTTCCTCGGCTTGTTCCAG GGTGGACTAAACCTATATGCATTGGAAGACATGCTTTTGGTGACCAATATAAAGCAACCGATGCAGTGATTAAGGGCCCTGGCAAACTCAAAATGGTTTTTG TTCCAGAGAAAGGAGGTGAAACTACCGAGTTGGAGGTGTATAACTTCACAGGAGAGGGAGGAGTATCATTAGCTATGTACAATACTGATGAG TCTATTCGTTCATTTGCTGATGCATCAATGGCAACAGCTTATGAGAAGAAATGGCCACTTTACTTAAGTACTAAAAACACAATtttgaaaaaatatgatggaag GTTTAAAGATATCTTCCAGGAGGTATATGAGGCCAGTTGGAAAGCTAAATATGAAGCAGCAGGAATCTG GTACGAGCATAGGCTTATTGATGACATGGTAGCCTATGCTTTGAAGAGTGATGGTGGCTATGTTTGGGCATGTAAAAATTATGATGGTGATGTGCAGAGTGATTTCCTGGCACAGG GATTTGGATCTCTTGGTCTGATGACATCTGTCCTG GTTTGCCCTGATGGAAAGACCATTGAGGCTGAAGCGGCTCATGGTACAGTAACTCGGCATTTCCGTGTTCATCAAAAGGGAGGTGAAACTAGCACAAACAGTATAGCTTCTATCTTTGCATGGACACGTGGGCTTGAACACAG GGCAAAACTAGATGAAAATCCAAAACTACTCGAATTTTCAGAGAAGCTAGAAGCTGCCTGTGTAGGAACTGTTGAGACAGGGAAAATGACAAAGGACCTGGCACTTCTCATTCATGGATCTAA GCTCTCAAGGGATAAATACCTCAGTACTGAAGAATTTATTGATGCTGTTGCAGAGGACCTGAAAGAAAGACTTTCTGCTAAACCAAA GAGTGCTTAA